Proteins from a genomic interval of Clostridium scatologenes:
- a CDS encoding glycine/sarcosine/betaine reductase component B subunit, with product MGIGPSTKETTLHHFRDPLLNIVSNDDDVDLLGIIVAGTPQENEDKVFVAQRAASWVEAMRADGVIVSIDGWGNSNIDFATALEEIGKRDIPVVGMSFVGTQAQFVVTNQYMDTIVDFNKSKDGIETEVVGENNVVELDAKKALAFLKLKMKNNEK from the coding sequence ATGGGAATAGGACCATCTACAAAAGAAACGACATTACATCATTTTAGAGATCCATTACTTAATATAGTTTCAAATGATGATGATGTGGATCTTTTAGGAATTATAGTAGCAGGAACACCACAAGAAAATGAAGATAAGGTGTTTGTTGCACAAAGAGCAGCATCTTGGGTTGAAGCTATGAGAGCAGATGGAGTCATAGTATCTATTGATGGTTGGGGGAACAGTAATATTGATTTTGCTACTGCCTTAGAGGAAATAGGAAAAAGGGATATTCCAGTAGTTGGGATGAGCTTTGTAGGAACTCAGGCACAATTTGTAGTTACTAATCAATATATGGATACTATAGTAGATTTCAATAAATCAAAAGATGGAATCGAAACGGAAGTTGTGGGGGAAAACAATGTAGTGGAACTTGATGCTAAAAAAGCTTTAGCATTTTTAAAATTAAAAATGAAAAATAATGAAAAATAA
- the prdD gene encoding proline reductase cluster protein PrdD: MRRLVIKTFHIKKIEFAEKTYIKDGVLYIRNNIEADVIDNEELVHSLKLKIIQSNEHDIFVNSIMDFSPIATKVLGKLGEGITHVLTGITVMLTGVDEKGIQVAEFGSSEGILKEQVRFGRRGTPSEDDIIINIDVTLKDGQGTNRPGPMAAHRVCDKIIMEIREYLKKMNGRFCDEKYEYFDKIKPNKKKVVIIKQVAGQGCMYDTGVLGKEPGGFIGCRSIIDMGNMPMVLSPNEYRDGALRAMN, translated from the coding sequence ATGAGAAGACTTGTTATAAAAACTTTTCATATAAAAAAGATAGAATTTGCAGAAAAAACATATATAAAAGATGGAGTTTTATATATAAGAAATAATATAGAAGCTGATGTAATAGATAATGAGGAGTTAGTGCATAGTTTAAAGTTAAAAATTATACAAAGTAATGAACATGATATTTTTGTGAATTCTATAATGGATTTTTCTCCTATAGCAACTAAGGTTTTAGGTAAGTTAGGAGAAGGAATAACTCATGTTTTAACAGGAATAACTGTTATGCTTACAGGAGTAGATGAAAAAGGAATACAAGTTGCAGAATTTGGTTCTTCAGAGGGTATATTAAAAGAACAAGTTAGGTTCGGTAGAAGAGGCACTCCTTCAGAGGATGATATAATAATAAATATAGATGTAACATTGAAAGATGGACAAGGTACAAATAGGCCAGGACCTATGGCAGCGCATAGAGTATGTGATAAGATAATCATGGAGATAAGAGAGTATCTAAAAAAGATGAATGGAAGATTCTGTGATGAAAAATATGAGTATTTTGACAAAATAAAACCTAATAAGAAAAAAGTAGTTATCATAAAACAAGTTGCAGGACAAGGATGTATGTATGATACAGGTGTCTTAGGTAAAGAGCCTGGAGGATTTATTGGATGTAGATCTATTATAGATATGGGAAATATGCCAATGGTCTTAAGTCCTAATGAATATAGAGATGGTGCTTTAAGAGCCATGAATTGA
- a CDS encoding CBO2463/CBO2479 domain-containing protein: MDLKYGDKIIEMQGIIVEIHDGCIAVDLKGRLGYLKVPMRMLITDYPLKIGQEVGFKMSFIEVLSEEANEKYVSNIDIRNRKEGKL; the protein is encoded by the coding sequence ATGGATTTAAAATATGGTGATAAAATCATTGAAATGCAAGGCATAATTGTAGAAATACATGATGGATGTATTGCAGTAGATCTTAAAGGAAGACTGGGATATTTAAAAGTGCCAATGAGAATGCTTATAACAGACTATCCTTTAAAGATAGGTCAAGAAGTTGGCTTTAAGATGAGTTTTATAGAAGTTTTATCAGAGGAAGCTAATGAAAAATATGTTAGCAATATAGATATAAGAAATAGAAAGGAAGGAAAATTATAA
- the prdD gene encoding proline reductase cluster protein PrdD has product MEKQIEIRRLVIKTFHITKVKFAEKTYIENGVLYLKNDIQNGISVDEKLIKHVEVKIINPDEHNIFVNSIMDFSPIAVKVLGKIGEGITHVLTGVNVMLTGVDEEGIQVAEFGSSEGILNEQVVFGRAGTPNKNDILIHINVTLKAGKGTSRPGPMSAHEVSDKIISEIRSSLKQLNGRVCDEKYEYFDKIKPGKKKVVIIKQVAGQGAMYDTGLLSKEPGGFVGCRSIIDMGNMPIVLSPNEYRDGALRAMN; this is encoded by the coding sequence ATGGAAAAGCAAATAGAAATCAGAAGATTAGTTATAAAGACTTTTCACATAACAAAAGTGAAGTTTGCTGAAAAAACTTATATAGAAAATGGTGTATTGTATTTAAAAAATGATATACAAAATGGAATATCAGTGGATGAAAAGCTTATAAAACATGTAGAAGTTAAAATCATAAATCCTGATGAACACAATATATTTGTGAATTCAATAATGGACTTTTCTCCAATAGCTGTAAAGGTATTGGGAAAAATAGGGGAAGGTATAACTCATGTACTTACAGGAGTAAATGTGATGCTTACAGGGGTAGATGAAGAGGGAATACAAGTTGCAGAATTTGGTTCTTCTGAAGGTATACTAAATGAGCAAGTTGTATTTGGAAGAGCTGGTACTCCAAATAAGAATGACATATTAATCCACATAAATGTTACGCTAAAGGCTGGTAAAGGAACGAGTAGACCAGGTCCTATGTCAGCACATGAAGTTTCAGATAAGATAATTAGTGAAATAAGAAGCAGTTTAAAGCAATTAAATGGAAGAGTGTGCGACGAAAAGTATGAATATTTTGATAAGATAAAGCCTGGAAAGAAGAAAGTAGTTATTATAAAGCAAGTTGCTGGCCAAGGCGCTATGTATGATACAGGACTTTTAAGTAAAGAACCAGGTGGCTTTGTAGGATGCAGATCTATTATAGATATGGGTAATATGCCTATAGTATTAAGTCCTAATGAATACAGAGATGGTGCATTAAGAGCCATGAACTAA
- a CDS encoding proline racemase, with protein MKATKVINTVESHTMGEPTRIVTGGVPKIPGKTMAEKMEYMEKNMDYLRTMLMLEPRGHNDMFGAIFTEPCVDEADIGVIFMDGGGYLNMCGHGSIGSATCAVEMGMVPVTEPYTDIVLEAPAGIIKARVKVENGKAKEVSIVNVAAFLYKKDIEVNVPDFGKLTLDISFGGSFFAMVKASDVGIDLIPKNAQQLNDLGMKIIHAVNEQVEIQHPILKHIKTVDLCEFYAPAKSEDADVQNVVVFGQGQVDRSPCGTGTSAKLADLYARGEIEVGGQIVNESIICTKFTGKILGKAKVGEFDGIIPEITGSAYVTGFSQYLVDPDDPVKHGFILK; from the coding sequence ATGAAAGCAACAAAAGTTATCAATACAGTAGAATCTCATACTATGGGTGAACCAACTAGAATTGTAACAGGTGGAGTGCCTAAGATTCCAGGAAAAACTATGGCTGAGAAAATGGAATATATGGAAAAGAACATGGATTATTTAAGAACTATGTTAATGCTTGAACCGAGAGGTCATAATGACATGTTTGGTGCTATTTTTACTGAACCTTGTGTAGATGAAGCAGATATTGGTGTTATATTCATGGATGGCGGCGGATATTTAAATATGTGTGGTCATGGATCTATTGGATCAGCAACTTGTGCTGTTGAAATGGGAATGGTACCAGTTACAGAGCCATATACAGATATAGTTTTAGAAGCTCCAGCTGGAATTATTAAAGCTAGAGTAAAAGTTGAAAATGGTAAAGCAAAAGAAGTTTCAATAGTTAATGTAGCAGCATTTCTTTATAAGAAAGATATAGAAGTAAATGTACCTGACTTTGGAAAATTAACTTTAGATATTTCTTTTGGAGGAAGTTTTTTTGCAATGGTAAAAGCTTCAGATGTAGGAATTGATTTAATTCCTAAAAATGCACAACAACTTAATGATCTTGGAATGAAAATTATTCATGCGGTTAACGAACAAGTAGAGATTCAACATCCTATATTAAAGCATATTAAAACAGTTGATCTTTGTGAATTTTATGCTCCTGCAAAAAGTGAAGATGCAGATGTTCAAAATGTAGTAGTATTTGGTCAAGGACAGGTTGATAGGTCTCCATGTGGAACTGGAACAAGTGCCAAATTAGCTGATTTATATGCTAGAGGAGAAATCGAGGTTGGTGGACAAATAGTAAATGAAAGTATAATTTGTACTAAATTCACAGGAAAAATTTTAGGTAAAGCTAAAGTAGGAGAATTTGATGGTATAATTCCAGAGATAACAGGAAGTGCATATGTTACCGGGTTTAGTCAGTATTTAGTAGATCCAGATGATCCAGTTAAACATGGTTTTATATTAAAGTAA
- the prdB gene encoding D-proline reductase (dithiol) protein PrdB produces the protein MDLTIVKGLQSEIFVPITPPPVWAPVTKELKDMKVAIATAAGVHLKSDKRFNLAGDFTFRKIPGDAPSSELMVSHGGYDNGDVNKDINCMFPIDRLKELAEEGFIKEIAPTHIGFMGGGGNQEKFKNETGPEIARILKEEGVDAVLMTAGUGTCHRSAVLVQRAIEEAGIPTICIAALPPVVKQTGTPRAVAPRVPMGANAGAPHDVAMQTAIVKDSLVELTKITTAGTIVPLPYEYIAKV, from the coding sequence ATGGATTTAACAATTGTTAAAGGATTACAATCAGAAATATTTGTTCCTATAACTCCACCACCAGTTTGGGCTCCTGTAACAAAAGAGCTTAAAGATATGAAAGTAGCTATAGCTACAGCTGCTGGAGTGCATTTAAAATCTGATAAGAGATTTAATTTAGCAGGAGATTTTACATTTAGAAAAATACCAGGAGATGCACCATCAAGCGAACTTATGGTATCACATGGTGGATATGATAACGGAGATGTTAATAAAGACATCAACTGCATGTTCCCAATTGATAGATTAAAAGAGCTTGCAGAAGAAGGATTTATAAAAGAAATAGCACCAACTCATATAGGATTCATGGGTGGTGGTGGAAACCAGGAAAAATTCAAGAATGAAACTGGTCCAGAAATCGCTAGAATCCTTAAAGAAGAAGGCGTAGATGCAGTTCTAATGACAGCTGGATGAGGAACTTGCCACCGCTCTGCAGTTTTGGTGCAGAGAGCAATCGAAGAAGCAGGAATACCTACAATATGTATCGCTGCTTTACCACCAGTAGTTAAACAAACAGGAACTCCAAGAGCAGTTGCTCCAAGAGTACCAATGGGAGCTAATGCAGGAGCACCACATGATGTTGCTATGCAAACAGCTATAGTTAAAGACTCACTAGTAGAATTAACTAAGATAACTACTGCAGGAACAATAGTTCCACTTCCATATGAATATATAGCAAAAGTTTAA
- a CDS encoding TSUP family transporter: MLVKVVSGLLILLTGYFTIVFLRDYLKASKEGNLESSNFLALGGVGFITNFFDTLGIGSFAPLTALLKFFKLTPDRTIPGTLNASCTIPVTVEALIFITVIKVEPITLFAMLISATIGAFIGAGIVSKLDEKKVQLGMGVALLIVALVMLASQLKLMPVGGEAIGLTGIKLIIAVIANFILGALMTLGIGLYAPCMALVFALGMSPKVAFPIMMGSCAFLMPVASAKFVKEGAYDRKASMAITIFGSVGVLIAAYIVKSLPLNVLTWLVICVIIYTSIAMFRSASKSKDLGAQA, translated from the coding sequence ATGTTAGTTAAAGTAGTGTCCGGTTTACTTATACTCTTAACAGGTTATTTTACAATAGTATTTTTGAGAGATTATCTTAAAGCATCTAAAGAGGGTAACTTAGAAAGTTCAAACTTTTTGGCATTAGGTGGTGTTGGATTTATAACAAACTTTTTTGACACACTTGGTATAGGAAGTTTTGCTCCTCTTACAGCATTATTAAAATTCTTTAAACTCACACCGGATAGAACAATACCGGGAACACTTAATGCATCTTGTACGATTCCGGTAACAGTAGAAGCTCTAATATTTATAACAGTTATAAAAGTTGAACCTATAACTTTGTTCGCAATGCTTATTTCTGCTACTATAGGTGCTTTTATAGGTGCTGGTATAGTTTCAAAACTTGATGAGAAAAAAGTTCAACTTGGAATGGGAGTAGCATTACTTATAGTAGCATTAGTAATGTTAGCATCACAATTAAAATTAATGCCTGTAGGTGGAGAAGCTATAGGACTTACAGGAATAAAGCTTATTATAGCTGTAATTGCTAACTTTATACTAGGAGCACTTATGACACTTGGAATAGGTTTATATGCACCTTGTATGGCATTAGTATTTGCACTTGGAATGAGTCCCAAGGTAGCATTCCCTATAATGATGGGTTCTTGTGCATTCTTGATGCCAGTAGCATCAGCTAAATTTGTTAAAGAAGGAGCTTATGATAGAAAAGCTTCTATGGCAATAACTATATTTGGATCAGTTGGAGTTCTAATAGCGGCGTATATAGTTAAGAGTCTTCCTCTGAATGTTTTAACTTGGCTGGTAATATGTGTTATCATATATACATCCATAGCTATGTTTAGATCTGCTAGTAAATCAAAGGATTTAGGAGCACAAGCGTAA
- a CDS encoding proline racemase: MKTTKTIFAIDSHTMGEPTRIVVGGVPNIPGKTMPEKKAYLEENLDYVRTAIMLEPRGHNDMFGSIITQPTTEEADLGIIFMDGGGYLNMCGHGSIGAATVAVEEGMIEVTEPVTKITLEAPAGLVKANVKVENGKAKEVSIVNVPAFLYKRAVEVDVPEIGKVEMDISFGGSFFAIVKAENLGIEICPSNAQKIIEIGMKVIKAVNEQVEIQHPTLPHIKTVDLCEIYGPAKSADATLQNAVVFGQGQLDRSPCGTGTSAKLATLYAKGELKMNEDFIYESILETKFRGRVLEETKVGDFDAIIPEITGSAFITGHNQFFIDPEDPVKHGFILK, from the coding sequence ATGAAAACAACAAAAACAATATTTGCAATAGACTCACATACTATGGGAGAACCAACAAGAATAGTGGTAGGTGGAGTTCCTAACATACCTGGAAAAACAATGCCAGAAAAGAAAGCTTATCTTGAAGAAAATTTAGATTATGTAAGAACAGCTATAATGCTTGAACCAAGAGGACATAATGATATGTTTGGTTCAATAATAACACAGCCAACAACTGAAGAAGCTGATCTTGGAATAATATTCATGGATGGCGGCGGATATTTAAATATGTGTGGACATGGTTCCATAGGAGCTGCAACTGTAGCTGTAGAAGAAGGTATGATTGAAGTAACTGAGCCAGTAACAAAAATTACTTTAGAAGCTCCAGCAGGATTAGTTAAAGCAAATGTTAAAGTAGAAAATGGAAAAGCAAAAGAAGTTTCTATAGTTAATGTGCCAGCATTCCTTTATAAAAGAGCTGTAGAAGTAGATGTACCTGAAATAGGTAAAGTAGAAATGGATATATCTTTTGGTGGAAGTTTCTTTGCTATAGTTAAAGCTGAAAACTTAGGAATAGAAATATGTCCATCAAATGCACAAAAGATAATAGAAATAGGAATGAAAGTTATAAAAGCTGTTAATGAACAAGTTGAAATACAACATCCAACACTTCCACATATAAAAACTGTAGATTTATGTGAAATATATGGACCTGCTAAAAGTGCTGATGCAACATTACAAAATGCAGTTGTATTTGGACAGGGACAGCTTGACAGATCACCATGCGGAACTGGAACTAGTGCTAAATTAGCAACACTTTATGCAAAAGGTGAACTAAAAATGAATGAAGATTTCATATATGAAAGCATATTAGAAACAAAATTTAGAGGAAGAGTATTAGAAGAAACTAAAGTAGGAGATTTTGATGCTATAATTCCTGAAATTACAGGAAGTGCATTTATAACAGGACATAATCAATTCTTTATAGATCCAGAAGATCCAGTTAAACATGGATTTATTTTGAAATAA
- the prdA gene encoding D-proline reductase (dithiol) proprotein PrdA: MSMSAEHAEQLKNEVAVVCCRTEEGTIISASNLEDPAIFPDMVDSGLLTIPENSFKIGEAIGAKLLKTIDSLTPLTPDLLEGAKTMVSEAKEEKKAVELTQGDVKAVLKYNKKAGDVITAEDFENPINFEKLEDSLLLKLDEKVLSREEVIGKTLKVEAPALTAVTASMLEGFEEEVVEEAPQPVASVAGGVLKIKIAEGKGIDIEVPLGVGSVAAPVAKAPVAVKNQSIAKEEKTVAAQEVKLEEKVIRTLTRKYFKIDKVEFGPETKIEGTTLYIRENVCDDAVKINQLVKEIKVDIITPDKYNTYSETIMDVQPIATKEGDNKLGSGVTRVIDGVIVMVTGTDENGVQIGEFGSSEGILEENIQFGRPGAPDKGEIFIKTQVTIAAGTNMERPGPLAAHTATDFITQEIRDALKKVDESLVINTEVFEQKRRPGKKKVVIVKEIMGQGAMHDNLILPVEPVGVLGAKPNVDLGNVPVMLSPLEVADGGIHALTCIGPASKECSRHYWREPLVHEALNDPELDLCGVLFVGSPQINNEKFYVSERMGMIVEALDVDGAFVTTEGFGNNHIDFASHIEQIGMRNIPCVGFSFCAVQGALVVGNKYMKYMVDNNKSEAGIENEVLSCNTLCQEDAIRGISMLKTAMGGEEVKASERKWNANVKENNLELVEKTTGSSIERVENETAVPVSQKRLEKYSTK, translated from the coding sequence ATGTCAATGAGTGCAGAACACGCAGAACAGCTAAAAAATGAAGTTGCTGTTGTATGTTGTAGAACAGAAGAAGGAACAATAATTTCAGCAAGCAATCTAGAGGATCCAGCTATATTCCCTGATATGGTGGATTCAGGACTTTTAACTATACCAGAAAATAGCTTTAAAATAGGTGAAGCTATAGGAGCTAAATTACTAAAAACTATAGATTCGCTTACTCCATTAACTCCTGATTTATTAGAAGGAGCTAAGACAATGGTTTCAGAAGCAAAGGAAGAGAAAAAAGCAGTTGAATTAACTCAAGGAGATGTAAAGGCTGTTTTGAAGTATAACAAAAAAGCAGGGGACGTTATAACAGCTGAAGATTTTGAAAATCCAATTAATTTTGAAAAACTTGAAGATTCATTATTGTTAAAGCTTGATGAAAAAGTTTTATCAAGAGAAGAAGTAATTGGAAAAACTTTAAAAGTAGAAGCACCAGCATTAACTGCTGTAACAGCTAGTATGCTAGAAGGATTTGAAGAAGAAGTAGTAGAAGAAGCACCACAACCAGTAGCATCTGTAGCTGGTGGAGTTTTAAAGATTAAAATAGCAGAAGGAAAAGGAATTGACATCGAAGTACCTTTAGGTGTAGGTTCAGTGGCAGCTCCAGTAGCAAAAGCACCAGTAGCAGTAAAAAATCAAAGCATTGCTAAAGAAGAAAAAACTGTAGCAGCTCAGGAAGTTAAGCTTGAAGAAAAGGTTATAAGAACTCTTACAAGAAAATATTTTAAAATTGATAAAGTAGAGTTTGGACCAGAAACAAAAATCGAAGGAACAACTCTTTATATCAGAGAAAATGTTTGTGATGATGCTGTAAAAATAAATCAACTAGTTAAAGAAATAAAAGTTGATATAATAACTCCAGATAAGTATAACACTTATAGTGAAACAATAATGGACGTTCAACCAATAGCTACTAAAGAAGGAGACAACAAATTAGGTTCAGGCGTAACTAGAGTAATTGATGGTGTTATAGTGATGGTTACTGGAACAGATGAAAATGGAGTTCAAATAGGAGAATTTGGTTCATCAGAAGGTATACTTGAAGAAAACATCCAATTTGGAAGACCAGGAGCACCTGATAAGGGAGAAATCTTCATAAAAACTCAAGTAACAATAGCTGCAGGAACTAACATGGAAAGACCAGGTCCTCTAGCTGCTCATACAGCTACAGATTTCATAACACAAGAAATCAGAGATGCGTTAAAGAAAGTTGACGAATCTTTAGTAATAAATACAGAAGTATTTGAGCAAAAGAGAAGACCAGGAAAGAAAAAAGTTGTTATTGTTAAAGAGATAATGGGTCAAGGTGCTATGCACGATAACTTAATATTGCCAGTTGAACCAGTAGGAGTACTTGGAGCAAAACCAAATGTTGATTTAGGAAATGTTCCTGTAATGTTATCACCACTTGAAGTTGCTGATGGAGGAATTCATGCATTAACTTGTATAGGACCTGCATCAAAGGAATGTTCAAGACATTATTGGAGAGAACCACTTGTTCACGAAGCTTTAAATGATCCAGAATTAGATCTTTGCGGAGTATTATTTGTAGGAAGTCCACAAATCAACAATGAAAAATTCTACGTATCAGAAAGAATGGGAATGATAGTAGAAGCTTTAGATGTTGATGGAGCTTTTGTTACAACAGAAGGATTTGGAAACAACCACATTGACTTTGCAAGCCATATTGAACAAATTGGTATGAGAAATATTCCATGTGTAGGATTCTCATTCTGCGCAGTACAAGGAGCTTTAGTTGTTGGTAACAAGTACATGAAGTACATGGTTGATAATAACAAGTCAGAAGCTGGAATTGAAAATGAAGTTTTAAGCTGTAACACATTATGCCAAGAAGATGCTATAAGAGGAATATCAATGCTTAAGACAGCTATGGGCGGAGAAGAAGTTAAAGCTTCAGAAAGAAAATGGAATGCAAATGTTAAAGAAAACAATTTAGAATTAGTTGAAAAGACTACAGGAAGTTCAATAGAAAGAGTTGAAAATGAAACTGCTGTTCCAGTAAGCCAAAAGAGACTTGAAAAATATTCAACAAAGTAG
- the prdB gene encoding D-proline reductase (dithiol) protein PrdB, with protein sequence MSKSVVKGLQSEVFVPITPKPVWAPVEKPLKDMVIALATAAGVHVKTDKRFNLAGDTGFRRIPGDVDSDDLMVSHGGYDNSDVNKDINCMFPIDRLRELAKEGYIKGVAPTHIGFMGGGGNVKVFTEETGPEIAKILKDEGVDAVLMTAGUGTCHRSAVLVQRAIEEAGIPTIIIAALPPVVKQTGTPRAVAPRVPMGANAGQPHNIEMQTGIVKDTLAQLEVLQSAGKIVPLPYEYTAKV encoded by the coding sequence ATGAGTAAATCTGTTGTTAAAGGCTTACAATCAGAAGTATTTGTTCCTATAACACCAAAACCAGTTTGGGCACCTGTAGAAAAACCATTAAAAGATATGGTTATTGCACTTGCAACAGCAGCTGGAGTTCATGTTAAAACCGATAAAAGATTTAATTTAGCAGGAGATACAGGATTTAGAAGAATACCAGGAGATGTTGATTCTGATGATTTAATGGTATCGCATGGTGGATATGACAACTCTGATGTTAATAAAGATATAAACTGTATGTTCCCTATTGATAGATTAAGAGAACTAGCTAAGGAAGGTTATATTAAAGGAGTTGCACCAACTCATATTGGATTCATGGGTGGTGGTGGAAACGTAAAAGTTTTCACAGAAGAAACAGGCCCAGAAATTGCTAAAATCTTAAAAGATGAAGGCGTGGATGCAGTTCTAATGACTGCTGGATGAGGAACTTGTCACCGCTCTGCAGTTTTGGTGCAGAGAGCAATCGAAGAGGCTGGAATTCCTACTATAATTATAGCAGCATTGCCTCCAGTAGTTAAACAGACAGGAACTCCAAGAGCAGTTGCTCCAAGAGTTCCAATGGGAGCTAATGCAGGTCAACCACATAATATTGAAATGCAGACAGGCATAGTTAAGGATACATTAGCTCAGCTTGAAGTTCTTCAATCAGCTGGTAAGATAGTACCATTACCTTATGAATATACAGCAAAAGTTTAA
- a CDS encoding glycine/sarcosine/betaine reductase component B subunit → MGIGPSTKETTLHHFRDPLVEIVDNDGDVDLLGIIVAGTPQENEDKVFVAQRAAAWVEAMRADGVIVSIDGWGNSNIDFATAMEEIGKRGIPVVGMSFVGTQAQFVVTNKYMDTIVDFNKSTEGIETEVVGENNIVELDAKKALAFLKLKMKNREE, encoded by the coding sequence ATGGGAATTGGACCATCTACTAAAGAGACTACATTACATCATTTTAGAGATCCATTAGTAGAAATTGTAGATAATGATGGAGATGTGGATCTTCTTGGAATTATAGTAGCAGGAACGCCTCAGGAAAATGAAGATAAGGTATTTGTTGCTCAGAGAGCAGCAGCTTGGGTTGAAGCTATGAGAGCAGATGGTGTTATTGTGTCTATAGATGGATGGGGGAACAGCAATATCGATTTTGCCACTGCTATGGAGGAAATAGGTAAAAGAGGGATTCCGGTTGTAGGAATGAGCTTTGTTGGGACTCAAGCGCAGTTTGTGGTTACAAACAAATACATGGATACTATAGTTGATTTTAATAAATCCACAGAGGGGATAGAAACGGAAGTTGTGGGTGAAAACAATATTGTGGAATTAGATGCTAAAAAAGCTTTAGCGTTCTTAAAATTAAAAATGAAAAATAGGGAGGAATAG
- the prdC gene encoding proline reductase-associated electron transfer protein PrdC: MVKLFNFPLKMHVGAPDVPVVKEGKEVKRGECIAEPNGLGAKIHTSVSGKVVKITDTEIVIEANDVQTEDYVKIKETDSIIDTVYEAGIVGAGGAGFPTHIKLKAEIPDGYIIANCVECEPVLNHNITLLEQSPEIVIKGIKYAMEATGAPKAYMGIKAKNTKAISSVKAALKGESNIEVKELKDIYPMGEERALIHAIFDKWLEPTQLPLEAKCVVLNTETLANITRAVDDRKPVIDKDITIAGKLNTGKESNVFFQVPVGTSIKSLIEKCGGIDGEYGEILIGGPYTGKAQDLEKAEVTKISGGAIVTIPFPEYKDKLGLLVCACGANEERLRDIASKMKSEVVGVTKCKNVEEIKGANKCKTPGTCPGQVAGIMYLKRLGAKRVLISNCSDCSNTVMCCAPKTGLGVYHHTDHVFRTVDYKLTRRLSIDK; the protein is encoded by the coding sequence ATGGTAAAATTATTTAATTTTCCTCTTAAAATGCATGTTGGTGCACCTGACGTTCCAGTAGTAAAGGAAGGTAAGGAAGTAAAAAGAGGCGAATGTATTGCAGAACCAAATGGATTGGGAGCAAAAATACACACAAGTGTTTCAGGAAAAGTAGTTAAGATTACAGACACTGAAATAGTTATTGAAGCAAATGATGTTCAAACAGAAGATTATGTAAAGATCAAAGAAACTGATAGCATAATTGATACAGTATATGAAGCAGGAATAGTTGGAGCTGGTGGAGCTGGATTCCCAACTCACATAAAATTAAAAGCTGAAATTCCAGATGGATATATCATTGCTAATTGTGTTGAGTGTGAACCAGTATTGAATCATAATATAACTTTATTAGAACAGAGCCCTGAAATTGTAATTAAGGGTATAAAATATGCAATGGAAGCTACAGGAGCTCCAAAAGCATATATGGGAATAAAAGCTAAAAATACAAAAGCTATATCTTCTGTAAAAGCAGCACTAAAGGGTGAAAGCAATATAGAAGTTAAGGAGCTTAAAGATATTTATCCTATGGGAGAAGAAAGAGCTCTTATTCATGCTATATTTGACAAATGGCTTGAACCAACACAACTTCCATTAGAAGCAAAATGTGTTGTTTTAAATACAGAAACTTTGGCTAACATAACTAGAGCAGTAGATGATAGAAAGCCTGTTATAGACAAAGATATTACAATAGCTGGTAAATTAAACACTGGAAAAGAATCAAATGTATTTTTTCAAGTACCTGTTGGAACTTCAATAAAAAGCCTCATAGAAAAATGTGGTGGTATAGATGGAGAATATGGTGAAATCCTAATAGGAGGACCATACACAGGAAAAGCACAAGATTTGGAAAAAGCTGAAGTTACTAAGATTTCAGGTGGAGCTATTGTTACTATTCCATTCCCAGAATATAAAGATAAACTAGGACTTCTTGTTTGTGCCTGTGGTGCTAATGAAGAAAGACTTAGAGATATAGCATCTAAAATGAAATCAGAAGTAGTTGGTGTCACAAAGTGCAAAAATGTGGAAGAAATAAAAGGTGCGAACAAATGCAAAACTCCAGGTACTTGTCCTGGACAAGTGGCTGGTATTATGTATTTAAAGAGACTTGGTGCAAAAAGAGTACTAATTTCCAATTGCAGCGATTGTTCAAACACTGTAATGTGTTGTGCTCCAAAGACTGGACTAGGAGTATATCATCATACAGATCATGTGTTTAGAACAGTTGATTATAAATTAACTAGAAGACTTTCAATTGATAAATAA